In Armatimonadota bacterium, a genomic segment contains:
- a CDS encoding amino acid permease: protein MVSRLFAKKPLSLLLEEMAGDNRLRRVLGPLELTSLGIGCIIGAGIFVVTGIVAHDKTGPALILSFVVAGIACVFAALCYAEFASLAPVAGSAYTYAYATLGELFAWIIGWDLVIEYTVASASIAQGWSKYAQDFLSIFNIHLPAALTNAPFDYSPSLGHLVSTGTLLDLPAIIIAALVTSILVIGIKESARFNATIVAIKLAIVLFVIAVGAFYVNPANWKPFAPYGMTGFGFFGKTILGMSGKGGEPLGMLAGAAIMFFAYIGFDSVSTHAEEARNPQRDVPIGIIASLIVCTILYIAVAAILTGMVPYNKIDVNAPVASAFGQVGLPWARFLVSMGAVAGITSVLLVLMLSQPRVLLAMARDGLLPVKFFGAVHKRFKTPWKSTILTGCLVALMSALIPLRILAELVNIGTLLAFVIVCLAVLIMRRTHPNVSRPFRCPMVPLVPILGIAFCLLLMFSLPWENWLRLGVWLAIGLVIYFSYGRRNSVMAKIRAREKVRERVKR from the coding sequence ATGGTGAGCAGACTATTTGCAAAGAAACCACTGAGTTTGTTGCTGGAAGAGATGGCGGGCGATAATCGTCTGCGCAGAGTCCTGGGACCATTGGAACTCACCAGCTTAGGGATCGGATGCATAATCGGGGCCGGGATATTTGTCGTTACGGGCATAGTAGCGCACGACAAGACAGGCCCTGCTCTCATTCTCTCATTCGTTGTGGCCGGGATTGCATGTGTTTTCGCCGCGCTCTGCTATGCTGAGTTCGCTTCACTTGCGCCAGTCGCGGGATCGGCTTACACATATGCATATGCGACACTCGGCGAACTATTTGCATGGATCATAGGTTGGGACCTTGTGATCGAGTATACAGTCGCCTCTGCTTCTATTGCTCAAGGTTGGTCCAAATATGCGCAGGACTTCTTGAGCATATTTAATATACATCTGCCTGCCGCACTTACAAACGCTCCATTCGATTATAGCCCATCACTAGGTCACCTTGTTTCGACCGGGACTTTATTGGATCTGCCTGCGATTATTATAGCGGCCCTAGTCACATCAATCCTGGTGATAGGCATAAAAGAAAGCGCAAGGTTCAATGCAACCATTGTCGCTATCAAACTGGCAATTGTGCTCTTTGTAATTGCTGTAGGCGCGTTTTATGTAAATCCTGCAAACTGGAAGCCGTTTGCCCCTTATGGAATGACAGGCTTCGGTTTCTTCGGTAAGACAATACTGGGCATGTCCGGCAAAGGCGGAGAACCGCTTGGGATGCTCGCAGGCGCGGCTATTATGTTCTTTGCGTATATAGGATTTGATTCCGTCTCGACCCACGCCGAGGAGGCAAGAAACCCTCAGAGAGACGTGCCGATCGGCATCATAGCCTCACTTATCGTCTGCACGATTTTATATATTGCAGTTGCCGCCATTCTGACCGGCATGGTGCCATACAACAAGATAGATGTGAATGCGCCGGTGGCGTCGGCATTTGGGCAGGTCGGCCTTCCGTGGGCAAGATTTCTTGTGTCAATGGGAGCCGTTGCCGGGATCACATCCGTACTGCTTGTCCTGATGCTCAGCCAGCCGCGCGTTCTGCTTGCTATGGCGAGAGATGGCCTGCTGCCGGTCAAGTTTTTCGGCGCAGTGCACAAACGCTTTAAGACGCCATGGAAATCGACAATACTTACCGGGTGCCTTGTAGCGCTAATGTCTGCCCTAATACCACTGAGAATTTTGGCTGAACTGGTCAATATCGGAACGCTGCTTGCATTTGTGATTGTGTGCCTAGCGGTGCTGATAATGCGAAGAACACATCCGAATGTCTCGAGGCCGTTCAGGTGCCCGATGGTGCCGTTGGTGCCTATTCTGGGTATTGCATTTTGTCTGCTTCTGATGTTCTCTTTGCCCTGGGAAAACTGGTTGAGGCTGGGCGTTTGGCTGGCGATAGGTTTGGTCATCTATTTTAGCTATGGGCGGCGTAATAGTGTTATGGCAAAGATACGCGCCCGTGAAAAAGTAAGGGAGAGAGTCAAGCGCTAA
- a CDS encoding response regulator yields the protein MARKILAVDDEKHIVRLVQVNLERAGYEVVTANDGKEALEKVASERPDLMVLDVMMPYMDGFEVLQNLRRNPATRDIPVIMLTAKAQDADVFKGWQSGVDCYLTKPFNPMELLSFVKRIFDSMDGGPNGDVRYEIKL from the coding sequence GTGGCGAGAAAGATTCTAGCCGTTGATGATGAAAAGCACATTGTGCGCTTAGTTCAGGTGAACCTTGAGCGGGCTGGGTATGAAGTAGTTACAGCTAATGACGGGAAAGAGGCGCTGGAGAAGGTCGCGTCTGAACGGCCAGACCTAATGGTGCTCGACGTTATGATGCCCTACATGGACGGGTTTGAAGTCCTGCAAAATTTGCGCAGAAATCCGGCCACACGAGATATTCCAGTTATTATGTTAACCGCAAAGGCGCAGGATGCGGATGTTTTCAAGGGTTGGCAGTCTGGTGTTGATTGTTACCTTACCAAGCCGTTCAACCCAATGGAGTTGCTCTCCTTTGTAAAGAGGATTTTTGATTCAATGGACGGCGGCCCCAATGGCGACGTGCGTTATGAGATCAAGCTCTA
- a CDS encoding MTAP family purine nucleoside phosphorylase — protein MNIAIIGGTGIDEIIDIDSISTLTTRFGEAQIIDGRLDDIRLLFVPRHGSSHNISPSRINYRAQIAAIKKLGVQRVIGICAVGSVRKDMPPGSFAVLGDFIDLTKKRIDTFFDDPEGPVVHTDFSHPYCPEISSTLSSACGEAGVAFVPDAVYAGVEGPRYESPAEIRLYASWGAHVIGMTNIPEVVLAKEAGLCYGAIGVITNMASGISPTPLSHDEVREAIASTSKSLADVLRDAIRTLPKTRGCTCASNSALVIT, from the coding sequence GTGAATATTGCGATAATCGGCGGGACAGGCATTGACGAAATAATAGATATCGATTCGATTTCGACGCTGACGACCCGTTTCGGAGAGGCCCAGATCATAGACGGACGGCTGGATGATATTCGTCTTCTGTTTGTCCCCAGACACGGAAGCAGCCACAATATTTCCCCGAGCAGGATAAACTATCGCGCACAAATCGCGGCAATAAAAAAACTCGGTGTGCAGCGTGTTATAGGAATATGCGCAGTGGGTTCAGTCAGAAAAGATATGCCGCCCGGCTCATTTGCCGTGCTCGGCGATTTTATCGATCTCACAAAAAAGCGTATCGATACTTTTTTTGACGATCCCGAGGGGCCTGTAGTGCATACCGATTTTTCGCATCCGTATTGTCCTGAGATATCTAGTACGCTGAGTTCGGCATGCGGCGAGGCTGGTGTCGCGTTTGTGCCGGACGCGGTTTATGCCGGAGTCGAAGGGCCGAGATATGAAAGCCCCGCCGAAATACGTTTGTACGCATCATGGGGCGCTCATGTGATCGGCATGACGAATATCCCTGAAGTTGTGCTGGCAAAAGAAGCGGGACTCTGTTACGGCGCAATAGGTGTTATTACCAATATGGCCAGCGGCATCTCCCCCACTCCACTTTCGCACGATGAGGTACGCGAGGCAATAGCCTCCACATCTAAAAGTCTGGCGGATGTGCTGCGCGATGCAATTAGGACATTACCGAAGACTCGCGGATGCACGTGCGCTTCAAATAGCGCGCTTGTCATTACGTGA
- a CDS encoding glycosyltransferase family 4 protein, translated as MAKTDEKAVPHVDISVPEEFALRDEVRWLKSEDLSLFRYLRETMNKIEPAYIATYPPSECGIATFTKDLSSSVAKYTPFSKPNIIAVKREHEIEPYERVVRFQILRENKQSYLDAAKFINDSTIDIVSIQHEFGIYGGDDGEYILDFLEALEKPAIATLHTVLQRPSPNQKRIIQEIGRMCEAMVVMVRTGRNILLDVYDVDPKKATVIPHGVPNVHRVSAGSVKRALGLADKSILSTFGLISRGKGIEHVIRAMPKILEKHPNVIYLVLGETHPGVRKNEGESYRNMLVETASELGIEDSVRFNNRFLSLNELVRYLCATDVYVTPYLSKDQITSGTLAYALGCGKAIASTPYLYAEEVLSEGRGMLVDFESPDSIANAVNTILDNKELKESMENAAYAYGRRAAWFNVAVDYMDLFHRILTRQRAKMGEVE; from the coding sequence ATGGCGAAAACTGATGAGAAGGCAGTCCCGCATGTGGACATATCTGTCCCGGAAGAATTTGCTCTACGAGACGAAGTAAGATGGCTCAAAAGTGAAGACTTGAGTCTGTTCAGGTATCTTCGCGAAACCATGAACAAGATCGAGCCCGCATATATAGCAACTTATCCGCCCAGTGAGTGCGGAATTGCCACCTTTACCAAAGACCTCTCTTCCTCTGTTGCAAAGTATACTCCGTTTTCAAAACCCAATATCATAGCGGTAAAACGCGAGCATGAGATTGAGCCGTATGAGCGCGTCGTGCGGTTCCAGATACTTCGTGAAAACAAGCAGTCGTATTTGGACGCGGCGAAGTTTATAAACGATTCCACAATTGATATCGTAAGCATTCAACACGAATTCGGGATATACGGCGGAGACGACGGCGAATACATACTAGATTTTCTTGAAGCGCTCGAAAAGCCTGCCATTGCCACGTTGCATACGGTCCTTCAAAGGCCGAGCCCCAACCAGAAAAGGATAATTCAGGAAATCGGCAGAATGTGTGAGGCCATGGTCGTCATGGTCCGCACGGGAAGAAATATTCTGCTGGATGTATACGATGTCGACCCCAAAAAAGCTACGGTAATCCCGCATGGAGTGCCCAATGTCCACAGAGTCTCAGCGGGAAGTGTGAAGAGGGCGCTTGGGCTGGCAGATAAATCGATCCTGTCTACATTCGGGCTTATTAGCCGGGGCAAAGGGATCGAGCATGTTATTCGAGCAATGCCTAAGATCCTTGAAAAGCACCCGAATGTGATATATCTGGTGCTCGGTGAAACGCATCCGGGCGTAAGAAAGAACGAAGGCGAGTCATACAGAAACATGCTCGTCGAGACCGCGAGTGAGTTGGGAATCGAGGACAGTGTCCGGTTCAACAACCGTTTCCTCTCTCTCAACGAGTTGGTGCGATACCTGTGCGCAACTGATGTATATGTGACGCCGTATCTGAGCAAGGACCAGATCACCAGCGGCACGCTGGCTTATGCTCTCGGCTGCGGTAAGGCTATCGCAAGCACACCTTATCTTTATGCGGAAGAAGTGCTCTCGGAAGGTCGCGGCATGCTTGTGGACTTTGAGTCGCCTGACAGCATTGCAAATGCAGTCAATACTATACTCGACAACAAAGAGTTGAAGGAGTCCATGGAAAACGCTGCGTACGCATACGGCAGGCGTGCGGCATGGTTTAATGTGGCAGTCGATTATATGGACCTGTTCCACAGGATCCTCACTCGCCAACGAGCTAAGATGGGTGAAGTCGAATGA
- the dapA gene encoding 4-hydroxy-tetrahydrodipicolinate synthase — protein sequence MKMLEGTWTAAVTPLTHDLCVDWDGLKKNIEFQISQGITGVVPAGTTGESPTLDWDEHGRVIESVISLCKGRCGILAGSGSNCTSEAIASTRHAVKSGADAVLLVDCYYNGPSSSELRDEYYGAIASEFPNTTVVPYIIPGRSGTALAAEDLALLNAKFPNVNTVKEATGDLHRMARTRSLLGDGFSIMSGDDDLTFDMMTLADVRANGVISVISNVAPAALSKMVKFILSGDQDAARKVYEGLAPLFGIVTVRVDNERILPNGKRVAVTDRYRNPAAIKVLMNGLGMPSGPCRKPLGKMSRAGVEVVRDAARSVWTKAPEFLAPVGEYYGVDVEARLSDGSIWDGLAQ from the coding sequence ATGAAGATGCTGGAAGGCACCTGGACAGCCGCAGTCACCCCGCTGACGCATGATTTATGTGTGGACTGGGATGGACTCAAGAAAAACATCGAGTTCCAGATATCGCAGGGGATTACGGGTGTGGTGCCGGCAGGCACGACCGGAGAGTCACCTACACTCGACTGGGACGAGCATGGCAGGGTTATAGAGAGTGTCATATCTCTGTGTAAAGGCCGTTGCGGTATTCTTGCCGGTTCCGGCAGTAACTGCACATCCGAGGCGATTGCCAGCACAAGGCACGCGGTAAAATCGGGCGCAGATGCCGTATTGCTGGTCGATTGCTATTATAACGGTCCGTCTTCAAGCGAACTTCGAGATGAATACTACGGCGCTATCGCGTCAGAATTTCCAAACACCACAGTTGTCCCCTATATCATTCCCGGCAGGTCCGGGACCGCTCTCGCCGCCGAAGATTTGGCGCTGCTGAATGCCAAATTCCCGAATGTAAATACTGTTAAGGAAGCTACAGGCGACCTTCACAGAATGGCCCGGACCAGAAGTCTGCTCGGCGACGGTTTTTCGATTATGAGCGGTGACGATGATCTCACATTCGATATGATGACTCTTGCCGATGTTCGCGCAAACGGCGTGATATCAGTCATATCCAACGTAGCTCCCGCTGCACTGTCAAAGATGGTGAAGTTTATCCTGTCGGGCGACCAGGACGCTGCACGTAAGGTCTATGAAGGCCTTGCCCCATTGTTTGGCATCGTAACAGTCAGGGTAGACAATGAGCGGATCTTACCCAACGGCAAAAGAGTAGCCGTCACGGACAGATATCGTAACCCGGCTGCGATCAAGGTCCTGATGAATGGCCTTGGAATGCCGTCGGGCCCATGCAGAAAACCGCTGGGCAAGATGTCGCGCGCGGGCGTAGAGGTTGTAAGGGATGCCGCCAGGAGCGTTTGGACGAAGGCTCCCGAGTTCCTGGCGCCGGTGGGTGAGTATTACGGTGTCGATGTAGAAGCGAGGCTTTCGGACGGTTCTATTTGGGATGGCCTCGCTCAATAA
- a CDS encoding glycosyltransferase, with amino-acid sequence MTYPPIVFEHLETLTDSTGVIQHAIFSIPNRRTGYTTDDNARALISAIMEFERTGSRQVLQLVSKYLSFLHYAQTPSGHFHNFMAYDQVWLDDQSSDDCFGRVMWACGYALSAELHSNIKKVARQLFDAGKRWINPNQSLRARAYMIMGCHYYLKNVPDSEDARQIMESLADSLCEAFHWNAKPDWMWFETVLTYANGMLPRALFMAYQTLGKKEYLEVATTSLDFITTVCILDGMLYPVGCNGWYVKGYERAYYDQQPVDPLDHTLSYLAAYDATGEERYLGLAKVCFDWFFGHNSVGAPLYDPVTGGCYDALGPDGSNLNQGSESTICCLLAQLAMQPYLDKLDT; translated from the coding sequence ATGACATATCCTCCAATCGTATTTGAGCACCTGGAGACTCTGACAGACTCGACAGGGGTCATTCAGCATGCGATATTTTCGATCCCTAACCGCAGGACCGGCTACACGACAGATGACAATGCTAGGGCGCTGATTTCAGCTATTATGGAGTTCGAGCGGACGGGTTCGCGACAGGTATTGCAGCTTGTCAGCAAATATCTGAGCTTTCTGCATTATGCGCAGACTCCGTCAGGACACTTTCATAACTTCATGGCTTACGATCAGGTATGGCTGGACGATCAGAGCAGTGACGACTGTTTTGGCCGCGTGATGTGGGCATGCGGATACGCACTATCCGCCGAACTGCACTCTAACATCAAGAAAGTGGCAAGACAGCTATTTGATGCCGGAAAACGATGGATCAACCCGAATCAGAGCCTGCGCGCGCGCGCATATATGATCATGGGCTGCCATTACTATCTCAAGAATGTTCCGGACAGCGAAGACGCCCGCCAGATCATGGAGTCGCTTGCCGATTCGCTCTGTGAGGCTTTTCACTGGAATGCAAAGCCGGACTGGATGTGGTTCGAAACCGTTCTGACGTACGCGAACGGAATGCTGCCCAGGGCGCTCTTTATGGCATATCAGACACTTGGAAAGAAAGAATATCTCGAAGTAGCGACCACGAGTCTCGATTTTATCACAACGGTGTGTATACTCGATGGCATGCTCTATCCTGTCGGCTGCAACGGTTGGTATGTAAAAGGCTATGAGAGAGCCTATTACGATCAGCAGCCGGTGGACCCACTGGATCATACATTGTCGTACCTGGCAGCATATGACGCTACCGGTGAAGAGAGATATCTTGGTCTGGCAAAAGTATGCTTTGACTGGTTCTTTGGTCACAACTCAGTCGGAGCGCCGCTTTACGATCCGGTTACGGGTGGGTGCTATGATGCTCTCGGCCCGGATGGTTCCAACCTTAACCAGGGTTCGGAATCCACAATCTGCTGCCTCTTGGCGCAGTTAGCGATGCAGCCATATCTGGACAAACTGGACACTTAG
- a CDS encoding STAS domain-containing protein, translated as MEMDLQINVRKNGTTRIIELNGEVDAYTSARFREIMLELIDDGGIDLIINMCKVEYIDSSGLGALVGGLKRVSERDGKIMIVSDGPQIKKVFEITGLEKVFPIFDAEHAAVTALDQITNRNRGLVVDGEN; from the coding sequence ATGGAAATGGATTTACAAATAAACGTCCGTAAGAATGGCACCACAAGAATTATTGAGCTAAACGGGGAAGTGGACGCATATACGTCTGCGCGTTTCAGAGAGATCATGCTTGAGTTGATAGACGACGGAGGCATTGATCTGATTATCAATATGTGTAAAGTCGAATATATAGACAGCTCAGGGCTTGGCGCTCTTGTCGGCGGATTGAAGAGGGTAAGCGAGCGCGACGGAAAGATTATGATCGTCAGCGACGGACCTCAAATCAAGAAAGTATTCGAGATTACGGGGCTGGAAAAAGTGTTTCCCATCTTTGACGCGGAGCACGCTGCCGTTACGGCATTAGATCAAATCACGAACAGGAATCGAGGTCTTGTTGTTGATGGCGAAAACTGA